One Setaria viridis chromosome 5, Setaria_viridis_v4.0, whole genome shotgun sequence genomic region harbors:
- the LOC140222876 gene encoding uncharacterized protein, which yields MAPFEALYERRCRTPLFWNETGERQLFGPQIIRDAEKKVQVIRENLRTAQSRKKSYDDTRRRELTFEVGDYVYLKVPPIRGLRRFKVKGKLAPRYIGPFKLKKYLRVSKEQLPMGELNVQDDLTYTEYPVKLLETLERITRNKGIRMCKVQWSYHSKDEATWE from the exons ATGGCTCCGTTTGAAGCTCTGTATGAAAGGAGGTGCAGAACTCCATTATTCTGGAATGAAACTGGAGAGAGACAATTGTTTGGGCCACAGATCATACGTGATGCAGAAAAGAAAGTGCAGGTCATTAGGGAGAATTTGAGAACTGCACAATCAAGGAAAAAGAGCTATGATGATACCCGTCGTAGGGAATTGACCTTTGAAGTAGGTGATTACGTTTATTTGAAGGTGCCACCTATAAGAGGATTACGGAGATTCAAGGTCAAAGGCAAGTTAGCACCTCGCTACATTGGCCCATTCAAG CTGAAGAAGTACTTAAGAGTATCAAAGGAGCAACTGCCTATGGGAGAGCTAAATGTGCAGGATGACTTAACCTATACTGAGTATCCAGTTAAACTATTAGAGACGTTGGAAAGGATTACAAGGAACAAGGGAATCAGGATGTGCAAGGTACAATGGAGTTATCATTCAAAAGATGAAGCTACATGGGAATGA